The bacterium genomic interval CGAGCCGGTTTTGAGCCGGTGAATCCGTCGCACTGCGGCCTCGTCGAGGGGCCCGCCGACCGCGAGCAAATCCAGGACCTGGCCGCCCACCATCCCGGCGGTCCCAATCCCCTGCGTCACCTCCCCGATCGCGCGGAGGACGCGGTCCGGCGCGCACCCCGGTACCTCGGCGTTGCGCACGAGCAACTCGAACGCAAGCGCGTGCAGCGCGTCGCCCGCCAGCACCGCCATCGCTTCCCCGAACAGCACGTGGCACGTTGGCCGACCGCGGCGGGTCGGCGAGTTGTCCATCGCGGGGAGATCGTCGTGGATCAGGGAGTAGGTGTGAATCAGCTCGACCGCACACGCCGACGGCATGACGTCATCGGGGGGCGCCCCGGCCACGCCGGCGCCGGCGATGACGAGAATGGGCCGCAGTCGCTTGCCTCCGGCGAACACGCTGTGGCGCATCGCTCGGTGCACGGTTTCGGGGGAGGTGTCGGCCGAAGGGAGACACCGATCCAGCGCGTCCTCGACGAGCCGGCCGTGCTCGGCGAGGTACGTTTCAATATCGGCCGGGCGGCGTGACGTTCCTTTCATTCTCACCTAACGGATACAAAACTCCCGCGTGCCCGGGACGACGCTTGCGCCGTCCGACGCGTCGGTCCACTCCGCTTGGACGTCGCGCACCCACGCACCCGCGGGCCCTTGGCGCAACGTGGACACCAGGGACTCCAGCGCGCGCCGACCGCCCTCCGCGAATACTTCCACGCGACCGTCCGGCAGGTTGCGGACGTAGCCATCGAGCCCGAGACGCCGGGCTGCGTGCTGCGTGAAATACCGAAACCCCACGCCCTGTACCCGTCCCGAGACGAACGCGCGGACATGCATCGCCGGAATTCCCGATTCACACGTCGGCCGCCTGTTCCACCAGCGGGGGCAGACCGGACCGCACAACCTTGCCAAGCAACCCGTTCAC includes:
- a CDS encoding farnesyl diphosphate synthase, encoding MKGTSRRPADIETYLAEHGRLVEDALDRCLPSADTSPETVHRAMRHSVFAGGKRLRPILVIAGAGVAGAPPDDVMPSACAVELIHTYSLIHDDLPAMDNSPTRRGRPTCHVLFGEAMAVLAGDALHALAFELLVRNAEVPGCAPDRVLRAIGEVTQGIGTAGMVGGQVLDLLAVGGPLDEAAVRRIHRLKTGSLIRACVRIGGILGGADQDTLDVLDRYGEHVGLAFQIVDDILDVVGEQVKLGKETGSDASLAKVTFPSVFGLERSRTLAEDATRRAVDSLAPVGARGDRLRDLALFLLSRER
- a CDS encoding acylphosphatase, with protein sequence MHVRAFVSGRVQGVGFRYFTQHAARRLGLDGYVRNLPDGRVEVFAEGGRRALESLVSTLRQGPAGAWVRDVQAEWTDASDGASVVPGTREFCIR